The Lonsdalea populi genome window below encodes:
- a CDS encoding GPO family capsid scaffolding protein, producing the protein MTVKAKRFRIAVEGATTDGRVISRAWISQMAKNYDPTLYGARINMEHIRGYAADSAFRRFGDVAKVEAEEIGDGPLKGKLALYGYIDPTDELIAMTQARQKIYTSIEVNPEFADTGEAYLVGLAVTDDPASLGTEMLTFSASAAHNPLANRKQHPGNLFTAAEETVIELEEIPDDKPSLFTRVTALFTKKAESDDARFSDVHNAVELVATEQQHLSDRTDQALTEQADRLAVLESSLQAQQAAFAALEQTLSREDSRQDVRPKTPGSTGAGEALTDC; encoded by the coding sequence ATGACAGTGAAAGCAAAGCGTTTTCGCATCGCGGTGGAAGGCGCCACGACCGATGGGCGGGTGATCTCGCGCGCCTGGATTTCGCAGATGGCGAAGAACTACGACCCGACCCTGTACGGTGCGCGCATCAACATGGAGCACATTCGCGGGTATGCCGCCGACAGTGCGTTTCGCCGGTTCGGCGACGTGGCCAAAGTGGAAGCCGAAGAGATTGGCGACGGTCCGCTAAAAGGCAAGTTGGCGTTGTATGGCTATATCGACCCGACCGATGAGCTGATCGCCATGACCCAGGCGCGGCAGAAAATTTATACCTCGATTGAAGTGAACCCGGAATTTGCGGATACCGGCGAAGCCTATCTGGTCGGCCTGGCCGTGACCGACGATCCGGCCAGCCTCGGCACCGAAATGCTGACGTTCAGCGCCAGCGCGGCGCATAACCCGCTGGCGAACCGCAAGCAGCATCCCGGCAACCTGTTTACCGCCGCAGAAGAAACGGTGATCGAGCTGGAAGAAATTCCCGACGACAAACCTTCCCTGTTTACCCGCGTCACCGCGCTGTTCACTAAAAAAGCGGAGTCCGACGACGCCCGTTTCTCTGACGTGCATAACGCCGTGGAGCTGGTCGCCACGGAGCAACAGCACCTGAGCGATCGCACCGACCAGGCCCTGACCGAACAGGCCGACCGTCTCGCCGTGCTGGAATCTTCCCTGCAAGCGCAGCAGGCCGCGTTTGCGGCACTGGAGCAAACGCTGAGCCGCGAAGACAGCCGCCAAGATGTTCGCCCCAAAACACCGGGCAGCACGGGCGCCGGCGAAGCGCTGACCGACTGCTGA
- a CDS encoding phage tail protein — MQKPPSLRRALTEAVPAISANPECLHLFVDNGAVIGTLAPSLSWEYRYTLNMVITDFAGDQNLLMAPILHWLREHQPDALASPDSRDPALSFEVDILNHQSCDLSINLKLTERVLISERDGAQMVAAIPEPAPFEECWTVPHG, encoded by the coding sequence ATGCAAAAACCGCCCTCGCTGCGCCGCGCCCTGACTGAGGCGGTGCCGGCCATCAGTGCTAACCCTGAGTGCCTGCACCTGTTCGTCGACAACGGCGCGGTGATCGGCACGCTGGCGCCGTCGCTCTCCTGGGAGTATCGCTACACGCTGAATATGGTCATTACCGATTTTGCCGGCGACCAGAATCTGCTGATGGCGCCTATCCTGCACTGGCTGCGGGAGCATCAGCCGGATGCGCTGGCCTCCCCGGACAGTCGCGACCCGGCGTTGAGCTTCGAGGTCGATATCCTCAATCACCAAAGCTGCGATCTCAGTATCAACCTGAAACTGACGGAACGGGTGCTGATCAGCGAACGGGATGGTGCCCAGATGGTGGCCGCTATCCCAGAGCCGGCACCGTTCGAAGAATGCTGGACGGTGCCGCATGGCTGA
- the lysB gene encoding Rz-like lysis system protein LysB (The gene for this Rz-like phage lysis system protein may overlap extensively with the gene for the other spanin subunit, the Rz1-like protein in the outer membrane.), with product MTAFSWLLSHWRAVVLGLLAVALGMQSWRLHHIQMIADRQSMTLTVQRAALDERERQLRELNALAERNDKAQARLRALAADTQTALAARQKTIARLTRENEEVRRWADARLPADVVRLRQRPALAGGHAYRQWLSQADALPVSGGQPAD from the coding sequence ATGACGGCGTTCTCCTGGCTACTGTCCCACTGGCGCGCCGTCGTCCTCGGTCTGCTGGCCGTGGCGCTGGGGATGCAGTCCTGGCGACTGCACCACATACAGATGATTGCCGATCGGCAGTCGATGACGCTGACGGTACAACGCGCGGCGCTGGATGAACGCGAGCGCCAGCTGCGGGAATTAAACGCGCTGGCCGAACGTAACGACAAAGCACAGGCCCGGCTGCGCGCGCTGGCCGCTGATACCCAGACGGCGCTGGCCGCCCGACAAAAAACCATAGCGAGGTTAACCCGTGAAAATGAAGAGGTGCGGCGCTGGGCTGATGCTCGGCTGCCTGCTGATGTTGTCCGGCTGCGCCAGCGTCCCGCCCTCGCCGGCGGTCACGCTTACCGTCAATGGCTGTCCCAGGCTGACGCCCTGCCGGTTTCCGGCGGCCAGCCCGCAGACTAA
- the gpM gene encoding phage terminase small subunit, with protein MTNPFRTHTRFIQAKEAARQGGSVGHATGYDLMLPQLAEDRRRLKGVQSTVKKAELKVELLPKYAAWAEGVLTAGGTQQDDVLMFVMLWRIDAGDYAGALAIGRHALRHGWVMPIGNRNVQTVLVEEIADAAQHALVASAAFDADLLLQTLDLTDGLDMPDQSRARLHKALGGVLSDSHPAAALNHLTHALQLDPRCGVKKDKQQLERKLRNDR; from the coding sequence GTGACGAATCCCTTTCGTACCCATACCCGTTTTATCCAGGCAAAGGAGGCCGCCCGACAGGGCGGCAGTGTTGGCCACGCGACCGGCTATGACCTGATGCTGCCGCAACTGGCGGAAGATCGCCGCCGCCTGAAAGGCGTCCAGTCCACGGTCAAAAAGGCCGAACTCAAGGTCGAGCTGCTGCCGAAGTACGCCGCCTGGGCCGAGGGCGTACTGACGGCCGGCGGCACGCAGCAGGATGACGTGTTGATGTTCGTGATGCTGTGGCGCATTGACGCCGGGGACTATGCCGGCGCGCTCGCCATCGGGCGTCACGCGCTGCGCCACGGCTGGGTGATGCCGATCGGCAACCGGAACGTGCAAACCGTGCTGGTCGAGGAGATCGCCGACGCGGCGCAACACGCCCTGGTCGCCTCGGCCGCTTTCGACGCCGACCTGCTGCTGCAAACGCTGGACCTGACGGACGGGCTGGATATGCCGGACCAGTCGCGGGCGCGATTGCACAAAGCCCTCGGCGGCGTGCTGAGCGACAGCCATCCGGCCGCGGCCCTCAATCACCTCACCCATGCGCTGCAACTCGATCCCCGCTGCGGCGTGAAAAAAGACAAACAGCAGTTGGAGCGCAAACTGCGCAACGACCGCTAA
- a CDS encoding tail protein X, whose amino-acid sequence MKVHAQQYDTVDALCWRYYGRTQGMTEQVLNANPGLAEHGPFLPHGLWVELPDVVSAPVQQTVRLWD is encoded by the coding sequence ATGAAAGTGCATGCGCAGCAGTATGACACGGTCGACGCCCTGTGCTGGCGCTACTACGGGCGCACGCAAGGCATGACCGAGCAGGTGTTGAACGCTAATCCGGGGCTGGCTGAGCACGGCCCCTTTTTACCTCACGGCCTGTGGGTGGAGCTTCCCGACGTGGTGTCGGCGCCCGTTCAGCAGACCGTACGACTCTGGGACTGA
- a CDS encoding phage holin family protein, translating into MNEPEKNILSLFIIGVLIACGKVLAGGEPVTLRLFVGRVLLGGFVSMIAGVALVQFPDLSPVAINGIGAALGIAGYQTVELIIQRRAKRWSDGNPSGNGPAE; encoded by the coding sequence ATGAATGAACCTGAAAAAAACATTTTGTCGCTGTTCATCATCGGCGTGTTGATCGCCTGCGGCAAAGTGCTGGCCGGCGGCGAACCGGTCACCCTGCGCCTGTTTGTCGGCCGCGTGTTGCTGGGCGGCTTCGTCTCCATGATCGCGGGCGTGGCGCTGGTGCAGTTTCCCGACCTGTCACCGGTCGCCATCAACGGCATCGGCGCGGCGCTGGGGATCGCCGGTTATCAAACCGTAGAGCTGATTATCCAGCGGCGCGCCAAGCGCTGGAGCGACGGCAATCCCTCCGGCAACGGCCCGGCGGAATAA
- the lysC gene encoding Rz1-like lysis system protein LysC (LysC is an Rz1-like component of a phage lytic system, substantially overlapping although not fully embedded in the gene for the Rz-like LysB component.) → MLSGCASVPPSPAVTLTVNGCPRLTPCRFPAASPQTNGDLNNQLDATEAALALCADQVDIILACQESFDAKTALAAPRPD, encoded by the coding sequence ATGTTGTCCGGCTGCGCCAGCGTCCCGCCCTCGCCGGCGGTCACGCTTACCGTCAATGGCTGTCCCAGGCTGACGCCCTGCCGGTTTCCGGCGGCCAGCCCGCAGACTAACGGCGATCTGAATAACCAACTGGACGCCACCGAAGCCGCGCTGGCCCTGTGCGCGGATCAGGTGGATATCATCCTTGCCTGTCAGGAGTCCTTCGATGCAAAAACCGCCCTCGCTGCGCCGCGCCCTGACTGA
- a CDS encoding phage portal protein → MGKRKNRAHAPQQPMTNGAAAEAFTFGDPVPVLDRRELLDYVECVQVDRWYEPPVSFDGLARTFRAAVHHSSPINVKRNILTSTFIPHPLLSQQAFSRFVLDYLVFGNAYLEKRTNRLGGVLSLEPALAKYTRRGVDLDTYWFVQYGLTTEPYEFTQGSIFHLMEPDLNQEVYGLPEYLSAIPSTLLNESATLFRRKYYLNGSHAGFIMYMTDAAQNQEDVNNIRQAMKSAKGPGNFRNLFMYSPNGKKDGIQIIPLSEVAAKDEFLNIKNVSRDDMMAAHRVPPQMMGIMPSNAGGFGDVEKASHVFVRNELMPLQRRLEELNAWLGDEVIRWQPYILEQKGD, encoded by the coding sequence ATGGGCAAACGTAAGAACCGCGCGCATGCGCCGCAGCAACCGATGACCAACGGCGCGGCGGCGGAAGCCTTCACTTTCGGCGATCCGGTGCCGGTGCTGGACCGTCGCGAACTGCTCGACTACGTGGAATGCGTACAGGTGGATCGCTGGTATGAACCGCCGGTGAGTTTCGACGGGCTGGCGCGCACGTTCCGCGCCGCCGTGCATCACAGCTCGCCGATCAATGTGAAGCGTAACATCCTGACCAGCACGTTTATTCCGCACCCGCTGCTCAGTCAGCAGGCGTTCAGCCGTTTCGTGCTGGACTATCTGGTGTTCGGCAATGCCTATCTGGAGAAGCGCACCAACCGGCTCGGCGGCGTGCTATCACTGGAGCCAGCGCTGGCAAAATACACCCGGCGCGGCGTTGATCTCGATACCTACTGGTTTGTGCAGTACGGCCTGACGACGGAGCCTTACGAATTTACCCAGGGCAGCATTTTTCACCTGATGGAGCCGGATTTAAATCAGGAAGTCTACGGCCTGCCGGAATACCTGTCCGCCATCCCGTCGACGCTACTGAACGAGTCGGCCACGCTGTTCCGTCGCAAGTATTACCTCAACGGCAGTCACGCGGGATTCATCATGTATATGACCGATGCGGCGCAGAATCAGGAGGACGTGAACAACATCCGCCAGGCGATGAAAAGCGCCAAGGGACCGGGCAATTTCCGCAACCTGTTTATGTACTCGCCGAACGGCAAAAAGGACGGCATTCAGATCATCCCGCTGTCCGAGGTGGCCGCGAAAGATGAGTTTTTGAATATCAAGAACGTCAGCCGCGATGACATGATGGCTGCGCATCGCGTGCCGCCGCAAATGATGGGGATAATGCCGAGTAATGCGGGCGGATTTGGGGATGTGGAGAAAGCGAGCCATGTCTTTGTTCGCAATGAACTGATGCCCTTACAACGTCGTTTGGAAGAACTAAACGCTTGGCTTGGCGACGAGGTGATCCGCTGGCAGCCATACATACTGGAGCAGAAAGGAGACTAG
- a CDS encoding glycoside hydrolase family 108 protein, with the protein MTATDIFNAILSREGGYVDHPADKGGPTHWGVTEAVARAHGYQGEMRALTRDAALAIYEADYWYGPRYDQVAEVSPAIAAELCDTGINMGPGVSTRWLQRWLTALNDGGRLYPDLQPDGNIGPRTLTALRQYLDARGADGHRVLLRALNCSQGARYLELAEQRAANEAFLYGWVRERVTL; encoded by the coding sequence ATGACAGCGACAGACATCTTTAATGCCATCCTCTCCCGCGAAGGGGGCTATGTCGATCACCCGGCGGACAAGGGCGGCCCGACGCACTGGGGCGTGACCGAAGCGGTGGCACGAGCGCACGGGTATCAGGGCGAGATGCGCGCCCTGACGCGCGACGCGGCGCTGGCGATCTACGAGGCGGATTACTGGTACGGCCCGCGCTATGACCAGGTGGCGGAGGTGTCGCCCGCTATCGCCGCGGAGCTGTGCGATACCGGCATCAACATGGGGCCGGGCGTATCAACGCGCTGGCTCCAGCGCTGGCTGACGGCGTTGAACGACGGCGGCCGCCTTTACCCGGACCTGCAGCCGGACGGCAATATCGGCCCGCGGACCCTCACCGCCTTACGTCAGTATCTGGATGCGCGCGGGGCCGACGGTCATCGCGTCTTGCTGCGCGCGCTGAACTGCAGCCAGGGCGCCCGCTATCTGGAGCTGGCCGAGCAGCGCGCCGCCAACGAGGCGTTTTTGTATGGCTGGGTGCGCGAGCGGGTCACGCTATGA
- a CDS encoding phage major capsid protein, P2 family, which produces MKKETKFKFNAFLTQLAKINDVSLSDLNSKFTVEPSVTQTLESKIQESSAFLTEINVVPVDEQSGERLGLGIGSTIAGTTDTSTKEREPTDPTYIDGDGYKCTQTNFDTALPYPKLDMWAKFQDFQVRIRDAIVKRQALDRIMIGFNGVKREKTSNRLQNPLLQDVNIGWLEKIRQEKPSQVMSQVIAEDGTVIGEKITIGKGGVFHNLDAMVMAAVSEKIAVQYQDDTELVVICGRELLADKYFPLVNQDQPNSEKIAADLIISSKRIGNLPAVRAPFFPANALLITRLDNLSIYWQEDTRRRAVIDNPKRDRVENFESVNEAYVVEDYDCTCLIENIELLAAADADPHEALSDAEIERIATVAASVVKSMNAEPETVAAETPIAGSSESGA; this is translated from the coding sequence ATGAAAAAAGAAACCAAATTCAAGTTCAACGCCTTCCTGACGCAGCTGGCAAAAATCAACGACGTCAGCCTGTCGGACCTGAACAGCAAGTTCACCGTCGAACCGTCGGTCACGCAGACGCTGGAGTCCAAAATTCAGGAATCCTCCGCCTTTTTGACGGAAATCAACGTAGTGCCGGTCGACGAGCAAAGCGGCGAACGTCTGGGGCTGGGGATTGGCAGCACCATCGCCGGCACCACCGATACCAGCACCAAAGAGCGTGAGCCGACCGACCCGACCTACATCGACGGTGATGGCTACAAATGCACACAGACCAACTTCGATACGGCGCTGCCTTACCCGAAACTGGATATGTGGGCGAAGTTCCAGGACTTTCAGGTGCGCATCCGCGACGCCATCGTGAAGCGTCAGGCGCTGGACCGCATCATGATCGGCTTCAACGGCGTGAAGCGTGAAAAAACCTCAAACCGGTTGCAAAACCCGCTGCTGCAGGACGTGAATATCGGCTGGCTGGAAAAAATCCGTCAGGAAAAACCCTCGCAGGTGATGAGTCAGGTGATTGCCGAAGATGGCACGGTGATTGGCGAGAAGATCACCATCGGCAAAGGCGGCGTGTTCCACAACCTCGACGCGATGGTGATGGCGGCCGTCAGCGAGAAAATTGCCGTGCAGTATCAGGACGACACCGAACTGGTGGTGATCTGCGGTCGCGAGCTGCTGGCCGACAAATATTTCCCTTTGGTCAATCAGGACCAGCCCAACAGCGAGAAAATCGCCGCCGACCTGATTATCAGTTCGAAGCGCATCGGCAATCTGCCCGCCGTACGTGCGCCTTTCTTCCCCGCCAACGCGCTGCTGATCACCCGTCTGGATAACCTGTCGATCTACTGGCAGGAAGATACCCGCCGCCGGGCGGTCATTGACAATCCGAAGCGCGATCGCGTGGAGAACTTCGAATCCGTCAATGAAGCGTATGTGGTTGAGGACTACGACTGCACCTGCCTGATCGAAAACATTGAGTTACTGGCTGCCGCTGATGCCGACCCCCATGAAGCGCTGAGCGATGCCGAGATTGAACGCATCGCGACGGTGGCGGCCAGCGTGGTCAAGTCCATGAATGCAGAGCCGGAAACTGTCGCAGCGGAAACACCCATCGCGGGCAGCAGTGAAAGCGGAGCGTGA
- a CDS encoding terminase ATPase subunit family protein, producing MNSTLTPADLDPRRQAMLLYFQGYRVARIAEMLGEKPATVHSWKKRDKWGEYGPLDQMQLTTAARYCQLIMKEQKEGKDFKEIDLLARQSERHARIGKFTHGGNEADLNPNVANRNKGPRRAPEKNVFTDEQLDKLQAIFHDSLFAYQRHWYEAGNRHRIRNLLKSRQIGATFFFAREALIDALTTGRNQIFLSASKAQAHVFKQYIIDFAKEVDVELKGDPMTLNNGACLYFLGTNARTAQSYHGNLYLDEYFWIPKFQELRKVASGMAIHKKWRQTYFSTPSSLTHSAYPFWSGALFNRGRAKADKVDIDLTHGNLSPGLLCPDGQYRQIVTVEDAVRGGCNLFDLDQLRREYSPDEYQNLLMCEFIDDLASVFPLSELQACMVDSWEVWADFQALALRPFGWREVWIGYDPAKGTQHGDSAGCVVVAPPTVPGGKFRILERHQWRGMDFRAQAEAIQKLTQQYNVTYIGIDSTGVGHGVYENVKAFFPAVREFVYNPNVKNALVLKAYDIISHRRLEFDAGHTNIAQSFMAIRRATTASGNRPTYEASRSEEASHADLAWATMHALFNEPLQGEAANTSNIVEIF from the coding sequence ATGAACTCAACACTGACCCCCGCAGATCTCGATCCCCGTCGGCAGGCCATGCTGCTTTACTTTCAGGGATACCGTGTCGCCCGCATTGCTGAAATGCTGGGAGAGAAACCCGCAACCGTTCACAGCTGGAAGAAGCGCGACAAGTGGGGAGAATATGGGCCGCTGGATCAGATGCAGCTCACCACCGCCGCGCGTTACTGCCAGCTCATCATGAAGGAGCAAAAAGAAGGGAAGGACTTCAAAGAAATCGACCTGTTGGCGCGCCAGTCTGAGCGGCACGCCCGCATCGGCAAATTCACTCACGGCGGCAACGAAGCCGACCTGAACCCGAACGTCGCCAACCGCAACAAAGGCCCGCGTCGGGCACCGGAAAAAAACGTTTTCACCGACGAGCAACTCGACAAGCTGCAAGCGATTTTTCACGACTCGCTGTTTGCCTATCAGCGCCACTGGTATGAGGCCGGCAACCGTCACCGCATCCGTAACCTGCTCAAATCGCGCCAGATTGGGGCGACCTTTTTCTTTGCCCGCGAGGCGCTGATTGATGCGCTCACCACCGGGCGTAACCAGATATTCCTGTCGGCCAGCAAGGCGCAGGCGCACGTCTTCAAGCAGTACATCATCGACTTCGCCAAAGAGGTCGACGTGGAGCTGAAAGGCGACCCGATGACGCTGAACAACGGCGCGTGCCTTTACTTCCTCGGCACCAATGCCCGCACGGCGCAGAGCTATCACGGCAACCTGTATCTGGACGAATATTTCTGGATCCCCAAATTTCAGGAACTGCGCAAAGTCGCGTCTGGGATGGCCATCCATAAAAAATGGCGTCAGACCTACTTCTCGACGCCGTCCAGCCTGACCCACAGCGCCTATCCGTTCTGGTCCGGCGCGCTGTTCAACCGGGGCCGCGCCAAAGCGGACAAGGTAGACATTGACCTGACCCACGGCAATCTGTCCCCCGGCCTGTTGTGTCCTGACGGGCAATATCGGCAGATCGTCACGGTAGAAGACGCGGTGCGCGGCGGCTGTAACCTGTTCGACCTCGACCAGTTGCGCAGGGAGTACAGCCCGGACGAATACCAGAACCTGCTGATGTGCGAATTCATCGACGATTTGGCGTCGGTGTTCCCGCTCAGCGAGTTGCAGGCGTGCATGGTGGACAGCTGGGAAGTGTGGGCCGACTTTCAGGCTTTGGCGCTGCGGCCGTTCGGCTGGCGCGAAGTGTGGATCGGATATGACCCGGCGAAAGGCACACAGCACGGCGACAGTGCCGGGTGCGTCGTGGTAGCACCGCCGACCGTACCGGGCGGCAAGTTCCGTATTCTGGAACGTCACCAGTGGCGCGGGATGGACTTCCGCGCCCAGGCTGAGGCCATCCAGAAACTGACCCAGCAATACAACGTGACTTATATCGGCATCGACTCGACCGGCGTCGGTCACGGCGTGTATGAGAACGTGAAAGCGTTCTTTCCCGCCGTCCGGGAGTTCGTCTACAACCCCAACGTCAAAAACGCCCTGGTGCTTAAGGCTTACGACATTATCAGCCATCGCCGCTTGGAGTTCGACGCCGGTCACACCAACATCGCGCAGTCGTTCATGGCCATTCGCCGCGCCACCACAGCCAGCGGCAACCGTCCCACCTATGAGGCCAGCCGCAGCGAAGAAGCCAGCCACGCCGATCTGGCCTGGGCGACGATGCACGCACTATTTAACGAACCGCTGCAGGGCGAAGCCGCCAATACCAGCAACATTGTGGAGATTTTTTAA
- a CDS encoding multidrug ABC transporter ATPase, with protein MSSIAALRLGNPVERLARVLKENQDKLNLSKDGFVSVDLSNDKAMKAIKDQMDKLESIKTNAVKEKNYNRAR; from the coding sequence ATGTCAAGTATAGCCGCATTGAGACTGGGTAATCCAGTTGAACGTTTGGCACGGGTTCTAAAAGAGAACCAAGACAAGCTCAATCTGAGTAAAGATGGTTTTGTGTCTGTAGATTTGTCCAACGATAAAGCTATGAAAGCCATTAAAGATCAGATGGATAAGCTTGAAAGTATCAAAACGAATGCTGTCAAAGAAAAAAACTATAATAGAGCCCGATAA
- a CDS encoding head completion/stabilization protein: protein MKFVAPEPAPEQAETIENTPFWPDVDLSAFRSVMRIDGTMTPPRLKQVVLTAMSEVNAELFDFRQRQQRQGYLTLAAVPAEVLDGNSVRLQHYQNAVFCWARAVLNERYQDYDATASGVKRGEELAEASGELWRDARWAISRVQDAPHCTVELI, encoded by the coding sequence ATGAAGTTTGTTGCGCCCGAACCGGCGCCGGAACAGGCGGAGACCATCGAAAACACGCCGTTCTGGCCGGACGTGGATCTGTCGGCATTTCGCAGCGTGATGCGCATCGACGGCACCATGACGCCGCCGCGTCTAAAGCAGGTGGTGCTCACCGCCATGTCGGAGGTCAACGCGGAACTGTTCGACTTCCGCCAACGCCAGCAAAGGCAGGGGTATCTCACGTTGGCCGCCGTGCCAGCCGAGGTGCTGGACGGCAACAGCGTGCGCCTACAGCACTACCAGAACGCCGTGTTTTGCTGGGCGCGCGCCGTGCTGAATGAACGTTATCAGGACTACGACGCCACGGCGTCCGGCGTCAAGCGCGGCGAGGAACTGGCGGAAGCCAGCGGCGAGCTGTGGCGCGATGCGCGCTGGGCGATCAGCCGGGTGCAGGATGCGCCGCACTGCACGGTCGAGCTGATCTGA